Proteins co-encoded in one Candidatus Poribacteria bacterium genomic window:
- a CDS encoding aldose 1-epimerase family protein — protein MINLYGATYDRMQLLRHVGDVSQIAHAKMYQLTDGNEKGVDAIDFRTGSGLNFTVLPSRGLDVSYAEYQGIPLCWRSSTGDVSPAHYEPDGLGWLRGFYGGLLTTCGMRQVGVPGEDDDEALGLHGRASYIPAKNVWVDSRWEGQRYMLWAQGKVRETAALGENLIRTRRIWTELGSRTLHIEDIVENLGYQDSPHMYLFHINVGFPILTQDSELLAPSSQVTPRDEEAAANLNNYNLCEPPTVDFQEQAFYHEMEPDIDNHIHVALVNRNFNNGQGIGVSVRYHKTQFPHFVQWKMCGEGSYVFGLEPSNCGVEGRAKERERGTLQYIEPGGRRHYEVEIGVLASNEEIDALQEKISKT, from the coding sequence TTGATAAACTTATATGGAGCAACGTATGACAGAATGCAACTGCTTCGCCATGTCGGAGATGTATCGCAAATTGCCCACGCCAAAATGTACCAACTCACGGACGGCAACGAAAAGGGCGTTGACGCTATCGACTTCCGAACCGGTAGTGGTCTTAATTTTACAGTGCTGCCGAGTCGTGGTTTGGATGTTTCTTATGCAGAATATCAGGGTATCCCGCTCTGTTGGCGTTCGAGTACAGGGGATGTCAGTCCCGCCCATTATGAACCCGATGGGCTCGGTTGGCTACGGGGTTTCTATGGTGGCTTGCTGACAACTTGTGGTATGCGACAAGTCGGTGTACCCGGCGAAGATGACGATGAGGCATTAGGACTGCACGGCAGAGCCTCGTATATCCCTGCCAAGAACGTTTGGGTGGACAGTCGATGGGAAGGACAGCGCTATATGCTATGGGCGCAGGGCAAAGTGAGAGAAACCGCCGCTTTGGGTGAGAACCTCATTCGCACCCGTAGAATTTGGACCGAATTAGGGTCACGTACGTTGCATATTGAGGATATCGTCGAAAACTTGGGATACCAAGACTCACCACACATGTACCTCTTCCATATTAATGTTGGATTTCCAATTCTTACGCAAGACAGTGAACTGCTTGCCCCCTCCTCACAGGTCACACCGCGTGACGAAGAAGCTGCCGCAAATTTAAACAATTATAATCTCTGTGAACCGCCAACTGTCGATTTCCAAGAGCAGGCTTTCTACCACGAAATGGAACCCGATATTGATAACCACATCCACGTCGCGCTTGTAAACCGCAATTTTAACAATGGGCAAGGTATCGGTGTATCGGTGCGCTACCACAAGACCCAGTTTCCGCACTTTGTTCAGTGGAAGATGTGCGGTGAAGGCAGTTATGTCTTTGGTTTAGAACCATCAAATTGTGGAGTAGAAGGCAGGGCAAAAGAACGTGAACGTGGCACCCTACAATATATTGAACCTGGTGGTCGCAGGCATTATGAAGTCGAAATCGGCGTATTGGCTTCCAATGAAGAAATTGATGCACTTCAAGAAAAAATATCAAAAACCTAA